From Aspergillus fumigatus Af293 chromosome 3, whole genome shotgun sequence, a single genomic window includes:
- a CDS encoding putative RTA1 domain protein, giving the protein MLEARSPYQEGSYWYYAPNKGAPIAFALLFAASGLMHIYQCCKYNSWKVTGLLPWSATLFTAGFIMRTIGAFGHWDDLSIFIASNVLLLVGPPVYEGANFFTLGRLLYYVPYHSPIHPGRVFSTFVALGIVIEVITANGASLVANTGNSISKQNTGKALLKAALILQIALMAGFVALAIKFYFNCRRGGVLSNKVKRPLYVLLCSCTLITVRTIYRTVEYFTAASLNIYNVSDLSPILKDEWFFWVFETAVMFTNTTLLNVLHPMQWLPRSNKIYLTKDGVTEIEGPGFEDGRPFLQTLIDPFDVIGLIANKGRKEKYWDALDANEKRSPPAQV; this is encoded by the exons ATGTTAGAAGCGAGATCACCATACC AAGAAGGAAGCTACTGGTATTATGCACCAAATAAAGGTGCCCCTATTGCCTTCGCATTGCTTTTTGCTGCGTCTGGTCTCATGCATATTTATCAGTGTTG CAAATACAATTCTTGGAAGGTGACAGGCTTGCTGCCATGGTCCGCTACACTCTTCACAGCAGGGTTCATAATGCGGACCATTGGCGCTTTCGGTCATTGGGACGACTTAAGCATCTTTATCGCAAGTAATGTTCTCTTGCTGGTGGGACC TCCTGTCTACGAAGGAGCCAACTTCTTCACCCTGGGCCGCCTTCTATACTATGTCCCCTACCACTCGCCAATTCATCCCGGCCGAGTGTTTTCAACATTTGTTGCCTTGGGTATCGTGATTGAGGTGATCACAGCGAATGGGGCTTCTCTGGTGGCCAATACAGGCAATAGTATCAGCAAGCAGAATACTGGCAAAGCGCTACTCAAAGCTGCGCTAATCTTGCAGATCGCCTTGATGGCGGGATTTGTCGCCCTTGCAATCAAATTCTACTTCAATTGTCGCCGTGGAGGCGTCTTGAGCAACAAGGTCAAACGTCCCTTGTATGTTCTATTATGCAGCTGTACACTTATCACGGTGCGAACCATCTACCGAACGGTCGAGTACTTCACCGCTGCGAGCCTCAACATTTACAACGTCTCAGATTTGAGTCCCATTCTGAAAGACGAATGGTTCTTCTGGGTTTTTGAGACAGCTGTCATGTTCACAAATACCACTTTACTCAATGTCTTGCATCCCATGCAATGGCTCCCACGCTCGAACAAGATCTATCTCACAAAGGACGGTGTCACAGAGATTGAAGGCCCGGGATTCGAAGACGGTCGACCATTCCTGCAGACCCTCATTGATCCTTTTGACGTGATCGGCCTCATCGCAAATaaaggaaggaaggagaagTACTGGGACGCTCTCGATGCGAACGAGAAAAGATCACCCCCTGCTCAAGTGTGA
- the sec11 gene encoding signal peptidase complex catalytic subunit SEC11, giving the protein MLSFLSSNLSSTRQSMAQVLNFALVLSTAFMLWKGLSVFTASSSPIVVVLSGSMEPAFQRGDLLFLWNRSPRAELGEIVVYNVRGKDIPIVHRVVRTFPQIEGKAKKVKEVNEASSVPPNMLLTKGDNNIADDTELYAKNQDFLHREEDIVGSVRGYMPMVGYVTIMLSEHPWLKTVLLGIMGLMVILQREQ; this is encoded by the exons ATGTTGTCTTTTTTATCGTCAAATCTGTCTAGCACGCGTCAGTCTATGGCGCAAGTCCTCAATTTTGCGCTGGTCCTGTCCACAGCGTTCATGCTGTGGAAGGGCCTCTCCGTGTTCAC AGCGAGCTCGTCACCCATCGTCGTTGTGCTCTCCGGTTCCATGGAGCCAGCCTTCCAGAGAGGCGACCTGTTATTCTTGTGGAACCGCAGCCCGCGGGCAGAGCTAGGTGAAATCGTGGTCTACAACGTCCGAGGCAAGGATATCCCGATCGTGCATCGCGTCGTTAGAACGTTCCCTCAAATCGAAGGCAAAgcgaagaaggtcaaggaggtTAATGA GGCCTCCTCCGTTCCTCCCAACATGCTCCTCACCAAGGGAGACAACAACATTGCCGATGATACCGAGTTGTATGCGAAAAACCAGGACTTTCTACATCGTGAGGAGGATATTGTTGGCAGCGTGCGGGGGTATATGCCTATGGTGGGATATGTGACTATTATGCTCAGTGAGCATCCGTGGCTCAAGACGGTCCTCCTTGGGATTATGGGTCTGATGGTCATACTGCAACGGGAACAATag
- a CDS encoding putative GTPase activating protein (Gyp3), giving the protein MVTENGELQWSSRQGERETARSRKAPPHLRLDPLRIHPPDPRPSTAGASRSPSPLLPPAPHPPRKASAYPHPEDPFLRGTSSQARGPDENALRKPTYRSPTFPRSPSPNLARPEDDFQRPSYRRGPPPGRPGLRISMSTSRMYSSRPRGPPPRERYPNESPSRGLALPRYTPNGPSDVYSDEALRSSVNSAMTSRSSIEQASGTERSSVLTKSSSITDLSPDTPDGPYEKDGGMSVEDAISMYLDGFSDVTEEPASPGFGDDSKMRPISPRPPTELTYDDGHSSDENSPDLHPSNDLPPVPPLSELTSVDRNLQDEQFLKETNDEEPPAESSNQKETQETQETPAVNPSETKVLLSGVVPPPLLTGTQHRDRYGFRKKTNYITLEQYEAWNGPYSEFVASRRVKWAELLKENGLPTSEPTVFPAKSSKMKRFVRKGIPSEFRGAAWFWYAGGFDLLKRNPGLYDRLVKEAMDSPNNDDKEHIERDLHRTFPDNVHFKPEFVDEAMTSGTSSGSSNPKYSSVTVETQMIQSLRRVLYAFSLYNPRVGYTQSLNFITGMLLLFLPEEKAFWMLHIVTSVYLPGTHEISLEGANIDLWILMVLLKETLPHIYNKIAGNPGRSKTPALTVDSRLPDITLGLTNWLMSLFIGSLPLETTLRVWDVFFFEGSKTFFRVSLAIFKACEKDILAVSDPMEVFQVVQTVPKKLLDANALLEDCFVRRHRVGQGRIEELRASRRAAVRQEKLRRSLAISKGQLQAATDEWPTTRSRTPIPGLERKVADSWRQMRQHAFR; this is encoded by the coding sequence ATGGTCACAGAAAATGGAGAGCTTCAGTGGTCCTCCCGGCAAGGCGAACGTGAGACAGCCAGGAGTCGTAAAGCACCACCTCATTTACGCCTCGATCCTCTGAGAATCCATCCTCCTGATCCTCGACCTTCCACTGCCGGCGCATCTCGATCTCCCTCCCCCCTCTTACCGCCGGCGCCGCATCCTCCCCGAAAAGCATCTGcatatcctcatcctgaGGACCCTTTTCTCCGTGGCACCTCTTCTCAAGCCAGGGGACCTGATGAAAACGCGCTGAGGAAACCAACCTACCGCTCTCCGACCTTCCCTCGTTCACCCTCCCCAAACTTGGCCCGACCAGAAGATGATTTTCAGCGTCCGTCTTACCGAAGAGGTCCTCCTCCGGGCCGACCAGGATTACGAATCTCGATGTCGACTTCGAGGATGTATAGCAGCCGCCCGCGGGGACCGCCGCCACGCGAACGCTACCCCAATGAATCTCCGTCCCGAGGCCTTGCATTACCTCGGTATACGCCTAATGGACCCTCCGACGTCTATTCAGACGAAGCGCTCCGTTCCAGCGTCAATTCGGCAATGACGTCGCGATCAAGCATTGAGCAAGCCAGCGGAACAGAACGCAGCAGTGTCTTGACGAAGAGCAGCTCCATAACCGACCTGTCGCCGGACACTCCGGATGGCCCTTACGAAAAGGATGGCGGGATGAGCGTTGAAGACGCGATTTCCATGTACTTGGATGGGTTCAGCGATGTGACGGAGGAGCCAGCTTCACCGGGCTTTGGTGACGACAGCAAAATGCGACCTATCAGTCCACGCCCGCCGACGGAACTCACGTACGACGATGGACACAGCTCCGACGAGAACTCTCCTGACCTCCATCCTTCCAATGATCTGCCGCCGGTCCCGCCGCTTTCCGAGTTGACTTCGGTAGATAGAAATCTACAAGATGAGCAGTTTTTGAAAGAGACCAATGACGAAGAACCCCCAGCAGAGTCATCGAATCAGAAAGAGACCCAGGAAACCCAGGAAACCCCGGCCGTCAATCCGTCGGAGACAAAGGTCCTACTTTCAGGCGTTGTACCTCCTCCCCTTCTGACGGGGACACAGCATCGTGATCGGTATGGATTCCGCAAGAAAACGAACTATATTACCCTTGAACAGTACGAGGCTTGGAATGGTCCATATTCAGAGTTTGTGGCGAGCCGGCGAGTCAAATGGGCAGAATTACTCAAGGAGAACGGACTGCCGACGTCCGAACCCACAGTGTTCCCAGCCAAGTCGTCCAAGATGAAGCGATTTGTCCGCAAGGGGATTCCATCTGAGTTTCGTGGGGCGGCCTGGTTCTGGTATGCTGGGGGTTTTGATCTCCTCAAGCGGAATCCGGGACTGTATGACCGGCTTGTCAAGGAAGCCATGGATTCTCCCAACAACGATGATAAGGAGCACATCGAGCGCGATCTGCATCGGACCTTCCCCGATAACGTTCACTTCAAACCCGAATTCGTCGACGAAGCTATGACCTCGGGCACTAGCtctggcagcagcaacccGAAGTACAGCTCGGTCACTGTAGAGACTCAGATGATCCAGTCACTCCGTCGCGTTCTCTATGCATTTTCTCTTTATAATCCCAGGGTGGGCTACACGCAATCGCTCAACTTTATCACCGGTATGCTCCTGCTTTTTCTTCCGGAAGAAAAAGCATTCTGGATGCTGCACATCGTGACGTCTGTGTATCTGCCGGGCACCCATGAGATTAGCCTCGAAGGTGCCAACATCGATCTCTGGATCCTCATGGTCTTACTGAAGGAGACATTACCTCATATCTACAACAAGATCGCTGGCAACCCGGGCAGGTCGAAGACTCCCGCCCTGACGGTGGACTCTCGGCTTCCGGATATCACGCTGGGCCTGACAAACTGGCTGATGTCGTTGTTCATTGGCAGCCTGCCTTTGGAGACGACGCTGCGCGTTTGGGATGTGTTCTTCTTTGAGGGGTCCAAAACTTTTTTTCGCGTGTCGCTGGCTATATTCAAGGCCTGCGAGAAGGACATTCTTGCCGTATCCGATCCCATGGAAGTCTTCCAAGTCGTGCAGACGGTGCCGAAGAAACTGCTCGACGCCAACGCGTTGCTGGAGGATTGTTTTGTCCGGCGACACCGTGTCGGACAAGGTCGCATAGAGGAGTTGAGAGCCTCCCGACGGGCGGCTGTCCGACAGGAGAAACTGAGGCGTTCGCTGGCGATCAGCAAGGGTCAACTCCAGGCTGCCACGGACGAGTGGCCGACCACAAGGTCGCGGACGCCTATTCCTGGGTTGGAGCGCAAAGTCGCGGATTCCTGGCGTCAAATGAGGCAACATGCCTTTAGATGA
- a CDS encoding putative ubiquitin conjugating enzyme (UbcB): protein MGSQKRIAKVRHWDQVASNFLVFYLLANGINVLQELAELTESPPAGITVELVDESNLYEWKVYMEGPEGSPYHKGKFHVKLVLPTEYPFKPPTVSFATKIYHPNVTNDDKGSMCLGMLRPDEWKPSSRISAVLEFARQLLKEPMPDDAVEGRIAEQYKNDPKRYEEIAREWTRKYASE, encoded by the exons ATGGGTAGCCAGAAGCGCATAGCTAAGGTCCGTCACTGGGATCAAGTCGCCTCGAATTTTCTAGTGTTCTACCTGCTTGCTAACGGGATAAATGTTCTGCAGGAGCTTGCCGAGTTGACAGAGAGTCCTCCCGCCGGCATCACCGTCGAGCTGGTGGATGAGTCGAATTTGTACGAATGGAAAGTCTACATGGAGGGACCAGAAGGCTCACCGTACCAC AAAGGCAAATTCCATGTCAAGCTCGTCCTTCCCACCGAGTATCCCTTCAAACCGCCGACAGTATCGTTCGCGACGAAGATCTACCATCCGAATGTCACCAATGACGACAAGGGGAGTATGTGTCTAGGCATGCTACGGCCCGACGAATGGAAACCCAGCTCGCGGATTTCGGCTGTGCTGGAGTTCGCGCGGCAGTTGCTCAAAGAGCCCATGCCGGACGATGCGGTTGAAGGACGGATCGCGGAGCAATACAAGAATGATCCCAAGCGGTACGAGGAGATTGCCCGGGAGTGGACGAGGAAGTATGCATCGGAGTAA
- the hir3 gene encoding putative transcriptional corepressor of histone genes (Hir3) encodes MSSWVALNIEPDEAIEEEVDDTKEIQIEEALKLYQNALKLHSQGPQFYAQAAEAYEALLSSDIFKYPESISDFKRSALQDSEAHLDDDVAVIDAVETFPEFSVNDSTSSTLLQTIYLSYKNHGQFTLDTLQAFLQENPRTSDKAQEILSQVSKRTHAALASFAEALERDDTDLNLWRRSARLSNALQSYRLVRYCLESVLADDENCLEVRTDQLGLDETFAQGQLRETLQALDDNLSVSQVPLKKPKKALLRFLERQKDPYPYLPALPSHVRDEDPSKNPLAIRASCYQLTPASHTWAAVGDSILQALIDMERDASKFGPGTSIRFSMPESTADLRSSTAGEVADQDQSSHMENGESANHIPEEDVDIANTTESAAPKTLRKDQDASSILEHVDDQSSIDQRAEKQLMESLENQSARQNDATTVQDVPNVDEVEPNPSSAGRKRPSASAANEDYQAEPVRTKSRRTRLRDSIAETSLQSDEVSFDQNKYYEDRLQTYVEADEWMFDTVGPLLSKLGVDKLESLDELRRQSAANCSKSSVERSSNQPTSAVHVLYRDLDSIVKTWDEAKSQAMLQDDTSLTFQDMKAMDNSGLTIFLEHSRKSARKTGLKPSFTDDKVLSKFLKGVNEEWLHLHEVGFAWLKLLLMPVYGKSPVRKNSRSKKWPVMESAYVAFQWPDVLKEKVVQLLVRDDEYIFRKMREQAEQTELQILNHTPQTPFKYTRDHLAYLEMTQTVFEIHLDVYASINNPHSEVDQDTRLVQRDRLMRWSMLARTALSHYLDHGPSRKDSQNSIILRHIWASTFHSNMEPDVHREHILLCLQDLKEMLHRLSILEIHLMNNAMMPELSADAIDQEISKLNSMDFFMKIFTPGSEDPVELIETIEPIVEPSSVEIPEESESNDQSLSQSMVQLKEMRSFLDRGDAMLKLFLWQRLRDAYQAIDYPPKVVSCYLRSVETIIQELLGASYLEESNEHREIALIRWLKSLDRILMKLVTLVLQQSDKAYECLDMEHLRSSMSALTTLTNLLHSFALYEDSVRVGQTPSSSVRGSLSKSLGNFTEKLREMEVRCWILQYTLLKEAITQNGDLFESPLEDRILFLRSVHNALGIRKMCKRSNKQFLKLMKAEFFSLESKEAYESEICQILWDLYGINLSPPGRFLFEHECPPEKLDRSTAIKLVDFVLKLAKRMNIKDLSKSELKSTIEKIQQAIGTTKSSPPLTYNKRILSAYLKSPINPTEIFRAVRGVADLPLVPVPTESAVIAQNGWYFLLGHAALTKFRSQKRLNPVPTTDLDEAITFFRQDLDHATGRWESWYRLAQTYDSKLEEDITWSADKINNNRTELVTWQRNAIHCYAMAVATAIRSAEPTPETRATLSELYTDFGIRLYSSSREPLSMAAFSLADFTRHYSNEESQRMYQGKPFKEMRLYSVWNLARYLLKRATIDKPKSWMNHYMLSKCLWKMFSCDDSVRGNAQRISVDDLLDSLLDAIDTLPQRKDSRSDPIFEPHYKLVSIVHKLVDRGTLTPAEGSQTLMATPLARKVQPPEDKAGWKPYILEVLRRLKHADKSNWHHRMAVRAAHVTYDDTRDTVSAAAAKNELTQQIFTKTMTIQVWRPEFERPGRHFVYTTRYVYFFVSLLDQLNDRANLDQLLRRVRKKQGDFINHTKLWEDVCLTYAKVIRRAGSINEGHEENVFKPIGWEEFVANTARLENLPQLAPGSQVLLELLRDAIELKKLNNNLMKVSLLEDLIADLYSRLYEINMPQVLEQANEENKEKMKVDHLLMASDGAADTPTPPNSAPASEAPAPRGRTKGIARRDVQKRAETIVGRKLTPRAPAAKASVPAESEPPATSEPAAPSGNQPNKTSFEMGQQSDIPQSIQDSADDESELSEIDDEKLSKLAAERKLLFPNLRDRISPDPDSEMSVPASIDGDAADEVGDGDADLNEAEGGGETTVEEGEGEDGEEGDEADLERDENDGDEESLEEGEGNGEDTENAQDMEDEAEEPEVIEGDPPKENASEPEPMET; translated from the exons GGAGACGAAGCGCAAGGCTATCTAACGCTCTGCAAAGCTACAGATTAGTTCGATACTGCTTGGAAAGCGTTCTCGCGGATGACGAAAATTGCTTAGAAGTTCGAACAGATCAGCTAGGCTTGGATGAGACTTTTGCCCAAGGCCAGCTTCGGGAGACACTTCAGGCGCTCGATGACAATTTATCTGTCTCTCAGGTTCCATTGAAGAAACCAAAAAAGGCTCTTCTCAGGTTCCTCGAACGTCAAAAGGATCCCTATCCATATCTTCCCGCCCTCCCCAGTCATGTGAGGGATGAAGACCCTTCCAAAAATCCGTTGGCCATTCGTGCGTCCTGTTATCAATTGACCCCTGCGTCCCATACATGGGCTGCTGTCGGCGACTCCATCCTTCAGGCTCTAATTGACATGGAACGTGATGCGTCAAAATTTGGCCCTGGAACCTCAATTCGCTTTTCGATGCCAGAATCCACGGCGGATCTCCGATCTTCGACCGCCGGAGAAGTCGCAGATCAGGATCAGTCTTCCCATATGGAGAACGGCGAGTCTGCTAACCACATACCAGAAGAGGACGTCGATATAGCAAACACCACTGAAAGTGCAGCACCTAAGACACTCAGAAAGGATCAGGATGCCAGCTCAATTCTAGAACACGTCGATGATCAATCATCAATAGACCAGCGAGCTGAAAAGCAGCTTATGGAATCTCTTGAGAATCAATCGGCGCGGCAAAATGATGCTACCACTGTGCAGGACGTCCCAAACGTTGATGAAGTCGAACCTAACCCATCAAGTGCTGGTCGGAAGAGGCCGTCTGCGTCCGCTGCGAATGAGGATTATCAGGCCGAACCTGTTAGGacgaagagcagaagaaccCGTCTACGAGACTCAATTGCAGAAACTTCGCTCCAATCTGATGAGGTTTCTTTCGATCAGAATAAATATTACGAGGATCGCTTGCAAACTTACGTTGAAGCCGATGAGTGGATGTTTGACACAGTCGGGCCCCTACTGTCAAAGCTTGGAGTTGACAAGCTGGAGAGTCTTGATGAACTTCGGAGACAATCTGCAGCCAACTGTTCGAAATCCTCCGTAGAGAGATCAAGCAATCAGCCCACGTCAGCGGTACATGTTCTGTATCGGGATCTAGACAGTATCGTCAAAACTTGGGACGAAGCAAAATCTCAAGCAATGCTGCAAGATGATACTTCATTGACCTTCCAGGACATGAAAGCCATGGACAACTCTGGCTTGACCATCTTCCTGGAGCATTCAAGGAAATCTGCTCGCAAAACCGGACTCAAGCCCAGCTTCACGGACGACAAAGTTCTGAGCAAATTCCTGAAGGGTGTTAATGAGGAATGGCTCCACCTTCATGAAGTAGGCTTTGCCTGGCTCAAACTCCTTCTAATGCCGGTGTATGGGAAGTCGCCTGTGCGGAAGAACTCGCGCTCCAAAAAATGGCCAGTTATGGAGTCAGCATACGTAGCCTTTCAGTGGCCAGACGTGCTCAAAGAAAAGGTGGTCCAGTTATTGGTACGAGACGACGAGTACATCTTCAGAAAAATGCGTGAACAGGCCGAGCAAACTGAACTTCAAATACTCAACCATACGCCCCAAACGCCATTCAAGTATACTCGCGATCATCTCGCTTACTTGGAAATGACCCAGACAGTGTTCGAGATTCACCTTGACGTTTATGCCTCCATTAACAATCCCCACAGTGAGGTCGACCAGGATACAAGGCTTGTGCAGCGGGATCGTCTGATGAGATGGAGCATGCTTGCAAGAACAGCTTTGAGTCACTATCTGGATCATGGCCCATCAAGAAAGGATAGCCAAAACAGCATTATTCTTCGCCATATATGGGCGTCGACTTTTCATTCCAATATGGAGCCAGACGTTCATCGGGAGCACATACTGCTATGCCTCCAAGACTTGAAAGAAATGTTACATCGCCTGAGTATTCTAGAGATCCATCTTATGAACAATGCGATGATGCCTGAGTTGTCAGCGGATGCGATCGACCAGGAGATCTCAAAACTAAACTCCATGGACTTTTTCATGAAGATTTTCACCCCTGGTTCGGAGGATCCTGTCGAGCTGATCGAAACGATTGAGCCGATTGTAGAGCCCTCATCAGTTGAAATTCCCGAGGAGAGCGAATCAAATGACCAGTCGCTTTCACAGTCCATGGTACAGCTTAAGGAGATGCGCTCATTCTTGGACCGAGGAGATGCTATGCTAAAACTGTTCTTGTGGCAAAGGCTTCGGGATGCCTATCAGGCGATCGATTATCCGCCTAAAGTAGTCTCATGCTACCTTCGGAGTGTTGAGACGATAATTCAAGAACTTCTTGGCGCTTCTTATCTTGAAGAAAGTAACGAGCACCGAGAAATAGCGCTGATTCGATGGCTTAAATCTCTTGACCGCATTCTAATGAAGTTGGTGACACTGGTCCTTCAGCAATCTGACAAGGCGTACGAGTGTCTTGATATGGAACATCTGAGATCTTCTATGTCAGCCCTGACCACCTTGACAAATCTTCTACACAGCTTTGCTCTTTACGAAGACTCCGTCCGTGTCGGGCAAACACCGTCGTCCTCTGTGCGCGGTTCGTTGTCTAAATCTTTGGGAAATTTCACGGAGAAGTTAAGGGAGATGGAGGTCCGCTGTTGGATTTTACAATACACGCTTCTTAAAGAAGCAATTACCCAGAACGGGGATCTTTTCGAGTCTCCTCTCGAGGACCGGATTCTCTTCCTACGCTCTGTGCACAATGCACTTGGCATCCGTAAGATGTGCAAACGGTCCAACAAGCAGTTCCTCAAATTGATGAAGGCTGAATTCTTCAGCTTGGAGTCGAAGGAAGCCTACGAGTCTGAGATCTGCCAGATTCTTTGGGATCTTTATGGCATCAATTTGTCTCCTCCTGGGAGGTTCTTGTTTGAGCATGAGTGTCCGCCGGAAAAGCTGGATCGTTCAACGGCTATCAAGCTGGTTGATTTTGTCTTGAAATTAGCGAAACGCATGAATATCAAAGACTTGTCCAAATCCGAACTGAAATCCACAATTGAGAAGatacagcaagccattggAACAACAAAGTCGTCACCACCTCTCACATATAACAAGCGTATTCTGTCGGCTTACCTGAAGTCGCCAATCAATCCGACTGAAATCTTCCGCGCAGTCCGTGGTGTTGCGGATCTCCCGCTGGTCCCGGTACCTACCGAAAGCGCAGTCATTGCTCAAAATGGATGGTATTTCCTGTTGGGCCATGCAGCCCTGACCAAGTTCCGCTCTCAAAAGCGCCTGAATCCGGTGCCGACTACTGACCTTGATGAAGCTATAACCTTCTTCAGACAAGATCTGGACCATGCTACTGGAAGATGGGAATCTTGGTACAGGCTTGCTCAGACCTATGACTCAAagttggaagaagatatcaCTTGGTCTGCGGACAAGATTAACAACAATCGAACTGAGCTGGTGACTTGGCAACGGAACGCCATCCACTGCTATGCGATGGCAGTCGCGACAGCAATCAGGAGCGCTGAGCCGACTCCCGAAACCCGAGCAACTTTGTCTGAGCTCTACACTGATTTTGGTATTCGGCTCTATTCTTCTTCCCGCGAACCCCTTTCTATGGCGGCCTTCAGTCTTGCAGATTTTACCCGTCATTACAGTAACGAGGAAAGCCAGCGAATGTACCAAGGGAAACCATTCAAGGAGATGAGGTTGTACTCCGTGTGGAACTTGGCAAGATACCTTCTTAAACGCGCAACCATTGATAAACCCAAGAGTTGGAT GAATCACTACATGTTGAGCAAGTGTCTCTGGAAGATGTTCAGTTGTGACGATTCTGTGAGAGGAAATGCTCAGCGAATCAGTGTCGATGATCTTTTGGATTCGCTACTTGATGCCATCGATACACTTCCCCAACGCAAGGATTCACGCTCAGATCCTATTTTTGAACCCCATTACAAACTGGTCTCGATCGTCCATAAGCTAGTTGATCGAGGCACACTTACG CCAGCGGAAGGAAGCCAAACTCTCATGGCCACCCCCTTGGCTCGTAAAGTCCAACCTCCTGAAGACAAGGCCGGATGGAAACCATACATTTTGGAGGTACTCCGGCGCTTGAAGCATGCGGATAAATCGAATTGGCATCACCGCATGGCTGTTCGGGCAGCACACGTCACCTACGATGACACCAGGGACACTgtctcagcagcagcagccaaAAATGAACTTACGCAGCAGATATTCACCAAGACTATGACTATTCAGGTCTGGAGGCCTGAGTTCGAGCGTCCTGGAAGACATTTCGTGTACACTACCCGATATGTATACTTCTTCGTTAGTCTGCTTGATCAACTCAATGACCGAGCCAATCTGGATCAGCTATTGCGTCGCgtgagaaagaagcaaggtGACTTCATCAACCACACCAAGCTATGGGAGGATGTCTGCCTTACCTACGCAAAGGTCATTCGAAGAGCAGGCAGTATCAACGAGGGACATGAAGAGAATGTATTCAAGCCAATTGGATGGGAAGAATTCGTCGCCAACACAGCCCGCCTGGAGAATCTTCCCCAGCTAGCACCGGGCAGCCAAGTTCTACTGGAACTGCTTCGCGACGCTATCGAACTGAAAAAACTCAACAACAACCTCATGAAAGTGTCTTTGCTCGAAGACCTCATCGCTGATCTATACTCTCGCCTCTACGAGATCAACATGCCCCAAGTCCTCGAGCAAGCCAACGAGGAGaacaaagagaaaatgaaagtCGACCACCTCCTAATGGCCAGCGACGGAGCGGCAGATACCCCCACCCCTCCGAACTCGGCCCCTGCCTCAGAAGCGCCCGCCCCTCGAGGCCGCACCAAGGGCATCGCCCGAAGGGACGTCCAAAAGCGAGCCGAAACTATCGTCGGCCGCAAACTCACCCCGCGCGCGCCGGCTGCAAAGGCATCTGTGCCTGCGGAATCCGAGCCACCCGCTACATCTGAGCCTGCCGCGCCTTCTGGAAATCAGCCCAACAAGACCAGTTTCGAAATGGGTCAGCAGAGCGATATCCCGCAGAGCATTCAAGATAGCGCCGACGATGAGAGCGAGCTCAGCgaaattgatgatgagaagttGTCGAAGCTTGCGGCAGAGCGCAAACTACTCTTCCCCAATCTACGGGATCGTATTTCGCCAGATCCTGATTCGGAGATGTCCGTGCCTGCCAGCATTGATGGTGACGCGGCAGATGAGGTTGGGGATGGCGATGCTGACCTGAACGAAGCTGAAGGGGGAGGCGAGACCACGgtagaagaaggtgaaggcgaagatggagaagagggtGATGAAGCAGATCTCGAGCgtgatgaaaatgatggCGACGAAGAAAGCCtagaagaaggcgaaggtAACGGGGAAGACACAGAAAACGCGCAAGATATGGAagacgaggcagaagaaCCCGAGGTCATCGAGGGTGATCCGCCAAAAGAGAATGCTTCCGAGCCTGAGCCCATGGAGACATGA